A region of Moorena producens PAL-8-15-08-1 DNA encodes the following proteins:
- a CDS encoding F0F1 ATP synthase subunit gamma, translating to MPNLKDIRDRIKSVKNTRKITEAMRLVAAAKVRRAQQQVTATRPFADRLTQVLYGLQNRMQFEDANLPLLKEREIKNVGLLVVSGDRGLCGGYNTNVIKRAENRAKELQEKGVGYKYVLVGRKAIQYFERRDQPIDAKYTGLEQIPTASEASMIADQLLSLFLSETVDRVELIYTKFVSLISSRPAVQTLLPLTAKGLESQDDEIFRLTTKGGEFKVEREVVTRTSTETFPRDMIFEQDPVQILDALLPLYLNNQLLRALQESAASELACRMTAMSNASDNASELTGKLTLTYNKARQAAITQEILEVVGGAEALG from the coding sequence ATGCCTAATCTAAAAGATATTCGCGATCGCATTAAGTCAGTCAAAAATACCCGGAAAATCACCGAAGCGATGCGCCTTGTGGCTGCGGCTAAGGTACGTCGTGCTCAACAACAGGTAACTGCCACCCGTCCCTTTGCTGACCGCTTAACACAAGTTCTCTACGGTTTGCAAAACCGGATGCAGTTTGAAGATGCCAATCTGCCCCTACTAAAAGAACGGGAAATCAAGAATGTAGGCTTGCTCGTCGTTTCAGGGGATAGAGGACTATGTGGCGGTTACAATACTAACGTTATCAAGCGTGCCGAAAACCGTGCAAAGGAACTACAGGAAAAAGGGGTTGGCTACAAATATGTGCTAGTTGGACGAAAAGCTATTCAGTACTTCGAGCGCCGCGACCAGCCAATTGATGCCAAGTACACCGGTTTAGAACAGATTCCCACAGCATCAGAAGCATCTATGATTGCTGACCAACTCCTCTCCCTGTTTCTGTCTGAAACCGTAGACCGGGTGGAGTTGATATACACCAAATTCGTCTCATTGATTAGTTCTCGACCTGCGGTTCAAACCCTGCTACCCCTAACAGCTAAGGGACTAGAATCACAGGATGATGAGATCTTCAGATTAACCACTAAAGGTGGTGAGTTCAAGGTGGAGCGAGAGGTAGTCACAAGGACAAGTACCGAGACTTTCCCCCGTGACATGATTTTTGAACAAGACCCTGTCCAAATTCTGGATGCCCTGTTGCCTTTATATCTAAACAACCAGTTACTACGGGCCTTACAAGAGTCAGCAGCTAGTGAACTGGCTTGTCGGATGACAGCAATGAGTAATGCCAGTGATAATGCCTCGGAACTGACTGGTAAACTAACCCTAACCTACAACAAGGCACGGCAAGCGGCAATTACCCAGGAAATTCTGGAAGTTGTGGGTGGTGCTGAAGCACTCGGTTAA
- a CDS encoding AZOBR_p60025 family cell surface glycopolymer formation protein produces MKQLWNRQPIEIRHTILAAILVLIIVSFFYFVKFEGNITGFFRIGSLFPISPYLNSDQVLIYQGEQGYDGQQFLSIALDPWLENSGTIEAITPPQYRYRRILYPLLGYLLGFGNPQLIPYAMVGINCLAIILIVFVSSLYFKRYSGRTWHSLLVLSIPGIWMVLSLSTADLISSLLLVTAIYFYRNEKAIYTAIAIAAACLTRETMLLMWLAILLTSIWERKGRQLQHLLWAWIPVAGWAIYIFYHLEAQENLEGSENFGYPLFGIGQKLINSLTGGLGVKNLFEAYSFALLIAAFLVTILLASHSLRENKVILISAIIYAVLFSMTSMTILGYYLDYSRVYLDIYFLLLLSSSYSQRYLSYLKNIVMAGATLASITYLLAHS; encoded by the coding sequence ATGAAACAATTATGGAATCGGCAGCCGATTGAGATTAGGCATACAATATTGGCTGCTATTTTAGTATTAATTATAGTAAGTTTCTTTTATTTTGTAAAATTTGAAGGGAATATTACTGGCTTTTTCAGAATTGGGTCATTATTTCCTATTTCTCCTTATCTCAATAGTGATCAAGTATTGATTTATCAGGGAGAGCAGGGATATGATGGTCAACAGTTTCTAAGTATTGCCCTCGATCCATGGTTAGAAAACTCAGGGACAATAGAAGCCATTACTCCTCCGCAATATCGCTACAGAAGAATTCTGTATCCACTGCTAGGTTATCTATTAGGTTTTGGGAATCCCCAGCTAATTCCCTACGCAATGGTTGGGATTAACTGTCTAGCTATTATTCTCATAGTATTTGTGAGTAGTTTATATTTCAAACGATATAGTGGTAGAACTTGGCACTCACTCCTAGTTCTTTCTATACCAGGAATTTGGATGGTTTTATCTCTTTCAACAGCTGATTTAATCAGTAGCTTGCTGCTGGTAACAGCTATCTATTTTTATCGCAATGAAAAAGCGATTTACACAGCAATAGCGATCGCAGCTGCTTGTCTGACAAGGGAGACAATGCTATTAATGTGGTTGGCAATTTTATTAACCAGTATATGGGAGCGCAAAGGTCGGCAGCTGCAACATCTATTATGGGCTTGGATACCAGTAGCTGGGTGGGCTATCTATATTTTCTATCATCTAGAGGCTCAAGAGAATCTAGAAGGTAGTGAAAATTTTGGCTACCCCCTATTTGGCATAGGTCAAAAGCTGATTAATAGTCTCACAGGAGGACTAGGGGTAAAAAACCTGTTTGAAGCTTATTCATTTGCCTTATTAATAGCAGCTTTTTTAGTTACTATACTGCTAGCCAGTCATTCCCTGCGGGAAAACAAAGTTATCCTAATCAGTGCAATTATTTATGCTGTGCTATTTTCAATGACTAGCATGACTATCTTAGGGTATTATTTAGATTATTCTCGTGTATACCTAGATATCTATTTCTTACTATTACTCAGTAGCAGTTACTCACAACGCTATTTAAGCTATTTAAAAAATATCGTCATGGCTGGTGCCACGTTAGCAAGCATCACCTATTTACTTGCCCATTCATGA
- a CDS encoding XisH family protein — protein MPVRDYYHDSVRNALQKDGWTITHDPYRLKLTRKKNLYIDLGAERLIAAEKGVQKIAVEIKSFRSASEMKDLEEAVGQFVLYEHLLARYEPERKLYLAVPEDVRTSVFEEEAGQVLIEDKIIRIFTFDVNQEELITWIP, from the coding sequence ATGCCAGTTCGTGACTACTATCATGATAGTGTACGCAATGCCCTTCAAAAAGACGGTTGGACAATCACCCACGATCCCTATCGTTTAAAACTCACTAGAAAAAAGAATTTATATATTGACTTAGGGGCAGAACGACTCATTGCGGCGGAAAAAGGTGTCCAGAAAATTGCTGTTGAAATCAAAAGTTTCCGCAGTGCATCAGAAATGAAAGATTTAGAGGAAGCAGTGGGTCAATTTGTCTTGTATGAACACCTACTGGCACGCTACGAACCCGAAAGAAAACTCTATTTAGCTGTTCCAGAAGATGTGAGAACATCAGTGTTTGAAGAAGAAGCAGGACAAGTTTTAATCGAAGATAAAATCATTCGCATTTTTACCTTTGACGTCAATCAAGAGGAGCTTATTACATGGATACCTTAA
- a CDS encoding XisI protein produces the protein MDTLNKTNLKQAIIKVLQDYVEFLGNDPESDLQLIIDENKDHYLLMEIGWHKNQRIYGSLIHIDIINEKIWLQQDGTEEGVANELVKLGISPQQIVLAFKTLERRKITDFAVS, from the coding sequence ATGGATACCTTAAACAAAACTAATCTAAAACAAGCCATTATCAAAGTCTTACAAGACTACGTTGAATTTTTAGGAAATGACCCCGAAAGCGACCTTCAATTAATCATTGACGAAAATAAAGATCACTATCTCCTCATGGAAATAGGTTGGCACAAAAATCAAAGAATTTACGGCAGTTTGATTCACATTGATATCATTAACGAAAAAATTTGGCTTCAACAAGACGGCACAGAAGAAGGAGTCGCCAACGAACTGGTAAAACTAGGCATTTCACCCCAACAAATTGTCCTTGCCTTTAAAACCTTAGAACGCCGTAAAATAACTGACTTTGCCGTTTCCTAA
- a CDS encoding calcium-binding protein has product MVSNDNFADRISLNRTSVSTTGSNEGFTGEPGEPNHAVFSSPLNSAWWSWTAPADGIVTIDTFGSNYDTTLAVYTGSAVNSLTEIASNDDTFGLQSEVVFTVSAGTTYQIAVDGFSFSTGLIDLNINLDIDDNLILGTSGNDSLFGSVENDQIEGLAGNDTIFGSEGINTLLGGDGNDVIYGGSQLDVISGGNGNDTIFASEGNNEIFAGAGDDLIYSGSGNDLINSGSGNDTIFASEGNNEIFAGAGNDLIYGGSQLDVINAGSGNDTIFASEGNNEIFAGAGNDIIYSGSGNDLINSGSGNDTLWLGGGEDVIVLESGNGFDTINNFQLGLTIFDAGDSSQLSIIDGANGAEISSGGDLLAVVSWTQASTLIDNLDQVFV; this is encoded by the coding sequence ATGGTTTCTAATGATAACTTTGCAGACCGGATCTCCTTAAACCGTACATCAGTTAGTACCACAGGGAGCAACGAGGGTTTCACTGGGGAGCCAGGTGAGCCGAATCATGCAGTATTTAGCAGCCCGTTAAATTCTGCCTGGTGGTCTTGGACAGCTCCCGCTGATGGGATCGTTACCATTGACACTTTTGGGAGTAACTACGACACTACCCTCGCAGTCTACACCGGTTCAGCAGTTAACAGCTTAACAGAGATTGCCAGTAATGATGACACCTTTGGTTTGCAAAGTGAAGTTGTATTTACTGTTAGCGCTGGTACAACCTACCAAATTGCTGTTGATGGCTTTTCCTTCAGCACAGGCTTGATTGATCTCAACATTAACTTAGATATTGACGACAATCTTATTTTAGGAACATCAGGCAATGATAGCCTGTTCGGCAGTGTCGAAAACGATCAGATTGAGGGTTTGGCTGGCAATGACACTATCTTTGGTAGTGAGGGAATTAATACCCTTCTCGGGGGTGATGGTAATGACGTGATCTACGGTGGTTCACAGCTGGATGTGATTAGCGGTGGTAACGGTAACGATACCATCTTTGCCAGTGAGGGTAATAATGAAATCTTTGCTGGTGCTGGTGATGACCTGATCTATTCTGGCTCTGGCAATGATTTGATTAATAGTGGCAGCGGTAACGATACCATCTTCGCCAGTGAAGGTAATAATGAAATCTTTGCTGGTGCTGGTAATGACCTGATCTACGGTGGTTCACAGCTAGATGTGATTAATGCTGGTAGCGGTAATGATACCATCTTCGCCAGTGAAGGTAATAATGAAATCTTTGCTGGTGCTGGTAATGATATCATCTATTCTGGCTCTGGCAATGATTTGATTAATAGTGGCAGTGGTAACGACACCCTGTGGTTAGGGGGTGGTGAGGATGTAATTGTCCTCGAAAGCGGCAATGGTTTTGATACTATCAATAACTTCCAGCTTGGTCTAACTATCTTTGATGCGGGCGATAGTAGTCAGCTGAGCATCATTGATGGTGCTAATGGTGCGGAAATTTCGAGCGGCGGAGACCTCCTGGCTGTGGTGAGTTGGACTCAAGCTAGCACTCTCATAGACAATCTCGATCAGGTGTTTGTCTAG
- a CDS encoding calcium-binding protein has protein sequence MNSIHNITGTTGDDNLFGTVGNDRIRGLDGNDQIFGNEGINTLFGDNGNDEIFGGSQRDVIYGGNGNDTIRGAEGVNTLYGGNGNDLIEGGSQRDLIYGGSGNDTLRGAEGNNRIYGGSGNDMIYSGSGNDFINSGSGYDTISLGGGEDRIVLNTGDGFDTIKNFQLGLTTFDVANPNQLSIVDGYNGAQISSGGDLLAVVSSTQASTLIDNLDMVFV, from the coding sequence ATGAATTCTATTCATAATATCACGGGAACAACAGGTGATGATAACCTGTTTGGCACTGTCGGAAACGATCGGATTCGGGGTTTGGATGGCAATGACCAAATCTTTGGTAATGAGGGAATTAATACCCTTTTCGGCGATAATGGCAATGACGAAATCTTTGGTGGTTCACAGCGGGATGTGATTTACGGTGGTAACGGTAACGATACCATCAGAGGCGCTGAGGGAGTTAATACCCTTTACGGCGGTAATGGTAATGACCTGATCGAGGGTGGTTCACAGCGGGATCTGATTTACGGTGGTAGCGGTAACGATACCCTCAGAGGAGCTGAAGGTAATAACAGAATCTATGGTGGTTCTGGTAATGACATGATCTATTCTGGCTCTGGCAATGATTTCATTAATAGTGGCAGTGGTTACGACACCATTTCTCTAGGGGGTGGTGAGGATCGAATTGTCCTCAACACCGGGGATGGCTTTGATACTATCAAAAACTTCCAGCTTGGTCTAACTACCTTTGATGTTGCCAATCCTAACCAGCTCAGCATCGTTGATGGTTATAATGGTGCCCAAATCTCAAGCGGCGGAGACCTCTTGGCTGTGGTGAGTTCGACTCAAGCTAGCACTCTCATAGACAATCTCGACATGGTGTTTGTCTAG
- a CDS encoding calcium-binding protein — protein sequence MNSINSITGTPGDDNLFGTVGNDRIRGLDGNDQIFGNEGINSLFGGDGNDQIFGGSQRDFIRGGNGNDTIRGAEGVNTLYGGNGNDLIEGGSQRDLIYGGSGNDTLRGAEGNNRIYGGSGNDMIYSGSGNDFINSGSGYDTISLGGGEDRIVLNTGDGFDTIKNFQLGLTTFDVANPNQLSIVDGYNGAQISSGGDLLAVVSSTQASTLIDNLDMVFV from the coding sequence ATGAATTCTATTAATAGTATCACAGGAACACCAGGTGATGATAACCTGTTTGGCACTGTCGGAAACGATCGGATTCGGGGTTTGGATGGCAATGACCAAATCTTTGGTAATGAGGGAATTAATTCCCTTTTCGGCGGTGATGGCAATGACCAAATCTTTGGTGGTTCACAGCGGGATTTCATTCGCGGTGGTAACGGTAACGATACCATCAGAGGCGCTGAGGGAGTTAATACCCTTTACGGCGGTAATGGTAATGACCTGATCGAGGGTGGTTCACAGCGGGATCTGATTTACGGTGGTAGCGGTAACGATACCCTCAGAGGAGCTGAAGGTAATAACAGAATCTATGGTGGTTCTGGTAATGACATGATCTATTCTGGCTCTGGCAATGATTTCATTAATAGTGGCAGTGGTTACGACACCATTTCTCTAGGGGGTGGTGAGGATCGAATTGTCCTCAACACCGGGGATGGCTTTGATACTATCAAAAACTTCCAGCTTGGTCTAACTACCTTTGATGTTGCCAATCCTAACCAGCTCAGCATCGTTGATGGTTATAATGGTGCCCAAATCTCAAGCGGCGGAGACCTCTTGGCTGTGGTAAGTTCGACTCAAGCTAGCACTCTCATAGACAATCTCGACATGGTGTTTGTCTAG
- a CDS encoding calcium-binding protein has translation MVSNDNFADRISLNGTSVSTTGTNEGFTGEPGEPNHAVIDFQWNSAWWSWTAPADGIVTIDTFGSNYDTTLAVYTGSAVDSLTPIASNDDTFGVQSQVIFTVTAGTNYQIAVDSFFGNTGLIDLNINFDIEDNRISGTSGNDSLFGTVENDQIDGLAGNDTIFGSEGIDTLIGGNGNDEIYGSSQRDVISGGSGNDTIFGSEGDNVIYSGSGNDIIYSGSGDDYISSGSGNDSLWLGGGEDLIVLESSNGFDTINNFQLGLTTFDFYNSDQLSIVDGANGAEISSDGDLLAVVSSTQASTLIDNFDQVFL, from the coding sequence ATGGTTTCTAATGATAACTTTGCAGACCGGATATCCTTAAACGGTACATCAGTTAGTACTACAGGCACTAACGAGGGTTTCACTGGGGAACCAGGTGAACCGAATCATGCAGTAATTGACTTCCAGTGGAATTCTGCCTGGTGGTCTTGGACAGCTCCCGCTGATGGTATCGTGACCATTGACACTTTTGGGAGTAACTACGACACTACCCTGGCAGTCTATACTGGTTCAGCAGTTGACAGTTTAACCCCGATTGCCAGTAATGATGATACCTTTGGTGTACAAAGCCAAGTTATATTTACTGTTACCGCTGGTACAAATTACCAAATTGCTGTTGATAGCTTTTTCGGCAACACAGGCTTGATTGATCTCAACATTAACTTCGATATTGAGGACAATCGGATTTCGGGAACATCAGGCAATGATAGCCTGTTCGGCACTGTCGAAAACGATCAGATTGACGGTTTGGCTGGCAATGACACAATCTTTGGTAGTGAGGGAATTGATACCCTTATCGGCGGTAATGGTAATGACGAGATCTACGGTAGTTCACAGCGGGATGTGATTAGCGGTGGTAGCGGTAACGATACCATCTTCGGCAGTGAGGGTGATAATGTAATCTATAGTGGTTCTGGTAATGACATAATCTATTCTGGCTCTGGCGATGATTACATTAGCAGTGGCAGTGGTAACGACAGCCTGTGGCTAGGGGGTGGTGAGGATCTAATTGTCCTCGAAAGCAGCAATGGTTTTGATACTATCAACAACTTCCAGCTTGGTTTAACTACCTTTGATTTTTACAATAGTGATCAGCTGAGCATCGTTGATGGTGCTAATGGTGCGGAAATCTCGAGCGACGGAGACCTATTGGCTGTGGTGAGTTCAACTCAAGCTAGCACTCTGATTGACAATTTCGATCAGGTGTTTCTCTAG
- a CDS encoding calcium-binding protein produces the protein MESFNNITGTPGNDTLSGTGANDQIDGLAGDDMIFGREGMNILFGREGNDRLEGGSQQDTIIGGTGNDTIFGSEGDNAIIGMSGDDVLYSGSGDDYINSGSGNDTIWLGGGKDLIILVNSDGFDTINNFQLGQTTLHVGDTSQISIVDGAKGAEISRNGELLGVVSWTQASTLNDNFDQVFV, from the coding sequence ATGGAATCTTTCAATAATATCACCGGAACACCAGGCAATGATACCCTGTCCGGGACTGGCGCAAACGATCAGATTGATGGTTTGGCCGGCGATGACATGATCTTTGGTCGTGAGGGAATGAATATCCTTTTCGGGCGTGAGGGTAATGACCGGCTTGAGGGTGGTTCACAGCAGGATACGATTATCGGTGGTACCGGTAACGATACCATCTTCGGCAGTGAAGGTGATAATGCAATCATTGGTATGTCTGGTGATGACGTGCTCTATTCTGGCTCTGGGGATGATTACATTAATAGTGGCAGTGGTAACGACACCATTTGGCTAGGAGGTGGTAAGGATCTAATTATCCTCGTAAACAGTGATGGTTTTGATACTATTAATAACTTCCAGCTTGGTCAAACTACCTTACATGTTGGCGATACTAGTCAGATCAGCATTGTTGATGGTGCTAAGGGTGCTGAAATCTCCCGCAACGGAGAGCTTCTGGGTGTGGTGAGTTGGACTCAGGCTAGCACTCTCAACGACAATTTCGATCAAGTGTTTGTCTAG
- a CDS encoding metal ABC transporter permease — translation MLDVLIEPLHYGFMQRSLITAVLVGIVCAAVGSYLMVQRLALLGDAISHSVLPGLAIAFMIGADIFVGAFIAGVVSTVVITWIRTRSQIKEDAAMGIVFSAFFALGITLITVMQKDNKIDLNHFLFGNILSVTNEEVINTAIITAIVLSIILLLYKELMYYTFDPLGAKAAGLPTNLLNFGLMILIALTIVASLKGVGVILVLAMLITPGATAYLLVNRLHQMMILGSALGVVASITGMYLSYFFNLPSGPAIVLVAFGLFMLAFLFSPSQGVLTHPNTQLGQAQIWQEIKRLWR, via the coding sequence ATGTTAGATGTTTTAATTGAGCCGTTGCACTATGGGTTTATGCAGCGATCGCTAATTACTGCCGTGTTAGTGGGCATCGTTTGTGCGGCAGTTGGTAGCTACCTCATGGTACAGCGACTTGCCTTACTTGGAGATGCTATCAGTCATTCTGTACTACCGGGATTAGCGATCGCATTTATGATCGGTGCTGACATTTTTGTGGGAGCCTTTATTGCTGGGGTGGTTAGCACTGTGGTGATTACTTGGATCCGGACGCGATCGCAAATCAAAGAAGATGCCGCCATGGGGATTGTGTTTTCCGCTTTCTTTGCCCTCGGTATCACCTTAATTACGGTGATGCAGAAAGATAACAAAATTGACCTTAATCACTTCCTATTCGGTAATATTCTGAGTGTCACCAATGAAGAAGTGATCAATACAGCCATTATCACCGCCATTGTACTATCAATCATTCTCCTGCTGTACAAAGAATTAATGTATTATACCTTTGACCCATTAGGGGCAAAAGCAGCAGGTTTACCAACTAACTTGCTGAATTTTGGTCTGATGATCTTGATTGCCTTGACCATTGTCGCTAGCCTCAAAGGAGTTGGAGTCATCTTGGTGCTAGCCATGTTAATCACACCAGGAGCAACAGCTTACTTATTAGTCAATCGGTTGCACCAGATGATGATTTTGGGTTCAGCCCTTGGGGTAGTAGCTAGTATTACTGGTATGTACCTGAGTTATTTTTTTAATCTGCCTTCTGGACCAGCAATTGTTTTAGTAGCTTTTGGTTTATTTATGCTGGCATTTTTGTTTAGTCCCAGTCAGGGAGTTTTAACTCATCCCAATACTCAGTTAGGACAAGCACAAATTTGGCAGGAAATTAAGCGGTTGTGGCGTTGA
- a CDS encoding metal ABC transporter ATP-binding protein → MPDAASVHHLASPKRKHQAGYTHVSQTGTITLRQLGVHYRLVEALRDINCEIKPGRLTGIIGPNGAGKSTLMKAMLGLVPTATGFAVYQGKPLIEQLEKVAYMPQRTQIDWTYPATVWDVVLMGRVRKTGWFRRFSTVSRRIAADAIEQVGMGDYRNRPIGQLSGGQQQRVFLAKALAEQADIFCFDEPMAGIDKKTEAVIFTILHQLADAGKIVLVVHHDLGEAMTNFDDLILLNRELIASGSRQEVLSAANIQQAYGGQVVFWLDPVAVK, encoded by the coding sequence ATGCCAGATGCTGCCTCGGTTCATCACCTTGCTTCTCCTAAGAGGAAACACCAAGCTGGATATACCCATGTGTCCCAGACAGGAACCATTACCCTGAGGCAACTGGGTGTACACTACCGCCTAGTAGAAGCACTCAGGGATATCAACTGTGAGATCAAACCAGGACGATTAACTGGAATTATTGGTCCGAATGGTGCAGGGAAAAGTACTTTGATGAAAGCCATGCTGGGGTTAGTTCCCACTGCCACGGGCTTTGCTGTGTATCAGGGAAAACCGTTGATAGAACAGTTAGAAAAGGTGGCTTATATGCCACAGCGGACGCAAATTGACTGGACTTATCCCGCGACTGTCTGGGATGTTGTGCTAATGGGTAGAGTCCGGAAAACAGGATGGTTTCGTCGCTTTTCTACGGTATCCCGGCGGATCGCAGCGGATGCCATCGAACAAGTTGGGATGGGGGATTACCGCAATCGTCCGATTGGACAGCTATCGGGAGGACAGCAGCAGCGCGTCTTTCTCGCTAAAGCATTAGCTGAACAAGCAGATATATTCTGTTTTGATGAACCGATGGCTGGTATTGACAAAAAAACTGAAGCTGTAATTTTTACTATCCTCCATCAACTCGCCGATGCCGGAAAAATTGTGCTGGTAGTTCACCATGATTTGGGAGAAGCAATGACTAATTTTGATGATTTGATTTTGTTGAATCGGGAGTTAATTGCTAGTGGCTCTAGGCAAGAGGTATTGAGTGCAGCTAATATCCAACAGGCTTATGGTGGTCAAGTCGTTTTTTGGTTAGATCCAGTTGCTGTCAAGTGA
- a CDS encoding metal ABC transporter substrate-binding protein — MRVITQSHSIKRQWWLTVVIILGVWISGCDTTGTNQSGIDGDDKPNVVTTSTIITDWTKQVGGDEIELTGILKPGADPHVYEPVPADTIALEQANLILYNGYNLEPAIIKLIKSAGVKVKSFAVGEVVSPLDFEYEGKKEPDPHVWGDAKNAIAMVNAIRDQLIELSPEDKEEFTKNAAQLTAELTKLDAWILQQIQTIPQKYRYLVTTHDAFQYYARAYGIPVAGTLIGMNTEEQPSAQTVKGLAEAIKKIGVPVIFAETTINPALINTVAQEAGVKLAPQELYSDSLGVPGSEADTYIKMLITNTHTVVEALGGNYQTFNPVE; from the coding sequence TTGAGAGTAATTACTCAGTCTCACAGTATAAAGCGCCAATGGTGGCTGACAGTAGTAATCATTTTAGGAGTCTGGATAAGTGGGTGTGATACCACCGGAACAAACCAGAGTGGTATTGATGGCGATGATAAGCCGAATGTAGTTACCACTAGCACTATCATTACTGACTGGACGAAACAAGTAGGAGGAGATGAAATTGAACTGACGGGTATCCTAAAACCGGGAGCAGATCCCCATGTCTATGAGCCAGTCCCAGCAGATACTATTGCGTTGGAACAAGCTAATCTGATTTTATACAATGGCTACAATCTAGAACCAGCAATAATTAAACTGATTAAGTCTGCTGGGGTTAAGGTCAAGAGCTTTGCGGTTGGGGAAGTGGTGTCACCCTTGGATTTTGAATACGAAGGCAAGAAGGAACCGGATCCTCATGTTTGGGGGGATGCTAAAAATGCGATCGCAATGGTCAATGCCATTCGGGACCAGTTGATTGAACTCTCACCGGAGGACAAGGAAGAATTTACCAAGAATGCAGCACAGCTAACTGCTGAATTGACAAAGCTTGATGCTTGGATTCTCCAGCAGATTCAAACTATTCCTCAGAAGTACCGCTACCTAGTCACAACTCATGATGCTTTTCAATATTATGCTCGTGCCTATGGCATACCAGTGGCTGGAACCTTAATTGGCATGAATACTGAGGAACAACCCAGTGCTCAGACTGTCAAGGGTTTGGCAGAGGCTATCAAAAAAATTGGGGTTCCAGTGATTTTTGCCGAAACCACGATCAACCCAGCTTTGATCAACACTGTGGCCCAGGAAGCTGGAGTGAAGTTAGCACCACAAGAATTATACTCTGATTCCTTAGGTGTACCAGGTAGTGAAGCTGATACTTACATCAAAATGTTAATCACTAATACTCACACAGTTGTGGAAGCCTTAGGAGGCAACTATCAAACGTTTAATCCAGTTGAGTAA